In Bacillota bacterium, the sequence GCATCAAATTACTGCTGCCGGCCACGGGTTGGAGGGCACGGTGGCGAAAAAATTGTCCGGCCTGCCCGGGGAGTGGCTGGTTGTCAACGACCTGGCCCTAAAAACCCGGGGACCGGTAATTCAGATTGATCACCTGGTGCTCACGCCCGCTGCGGCCTGGGTGCTGGAGACCAAAGCCCAGAAGGGTGAGATTATCCGCTCGGGCAAAACGGGCGCCTGGCTGGTCCGCAAACACGGCGAAGTAAAAGAAATGACCAATCCTCTGGCCCAGAACCGCACGCAAGTCCAGGCTGTCACAGAGTTGTTGGCCCGGGAGAAGTTTAATTTACCTTGTTATGGGCTGGTGGTGTTGGACAATGATTCGTTTGCCAGTTCCCGAGTGATACCGCCAAAAGAAATAAACAGGGTGCTGGCGGAGAAAACCCAACGTCTGCCAACGCGTCTGAACACGAAACAACTACATAAACTGACACGCCTGGTGCTTGACCGGCAAAGTCAGCGCCGACCGCAATGGCGGCGACGCCAGTGGCCGGGCCTGGTATTTGTGGCGTCGGTTCTGCTGCCGTTTGTGCTCTGGCTGCTCTTTTGGCTGGTACAGTAAAACACCGGGGAAAAATCCCGGTGTTTTACTTGCAGACATATTTCATCAGAACCCT encodes:
- a CDS encoding NERD domain-containing protein, translating into MAKVLRSHRYSGLRGLIFKLTPPVLKLSRLLLAAAALLVFFSWQRQVSVLLYLAVWAFFGTLGWSYYTRKLLIQHQITAAGHGLEGTVAKKLSGLPGEWLVVNDLALKTRGPVIQIDHLVLTPAAAWVLETKAQKGEIIRSGKTGAWLVRKHGEVKEMTNPLAQNRTQVQAVTELLAREKFNLPCYGLVVLDNDSFASSRVIPPKEINRVLAEKTQRLPTRLNTKQLHKLTRLVLDRQSQRRPQWRRRQWPGLVFVASVLLPFVLWLLFWLVQ